Proteins from a genomic interval of Mesobacillus sp. S13:
- a CDS encoding extracellular solute-binding protein: MKKALSIFMMLVLMIGALAACGPKEEENTGSKDNGEKTEDASKPEKLVVWEDKDKSGWLEKVAADFEKEHGVKIEFKEVEMATKMKEQLRLDGPAGTGPDIITLPHDQIGELAVQGHIAELNVSDDVKSTFSESSISAQTFDGKLYGLPKSAETPVFIYNKALMTEVPATMEDLYEFAKANTKDGKYGFLALWDNFYFAHAPIAGNGGYVFGEKDGALNPQDLGLNNEGAVKGTEYIQKWYAEKLFPNGIIGENGGSAMDGLFNEGNVASVMNGPWAFGGMKDAGIDYGAAPFPKFADGTPMKTFMGVKGWHVSSYSKNQEWATKFLEFITNDENAKYRFEQTAEVPTNVALVDDPAIAENEGAKAVALQTQDAVPMPNIPEMGEVWAPMASALQTVVTGKAEPKAALDSAVKQIQQNIEQNHSK, from the coding sequence ATGAAAAAGGCATTGTCGATTTTCATGATGCTGGTCTTAATGATTGGCGCACTTGCTGCTTGTGGACCTAAAGAAGAAGAAAACACAGGTTCAAAAGACAACGGTGAGAAAACAGAAGATGCTTCTAAACCAGAGAAGCTAGTAGTTTGGGAAGATAAAGATAAGTCTGGCTGGCTTGAAAAAGTAGCTGCAGACTTCGAAAAAGAACACGGTGTTAAAATCGAGTTCAAAGAGGTAGAAATGGCTACAAAAATGAAAGAGCAATTACGTCTTGATGGCCCTGCTGGAACTGGCCCAGACATCATCACTCTTCCACACGACCAAATCGGTGAACTTGCAGTCCAGGGACACATCGCTGAACTTAATGTAAGCGACGATGTGAAGAGCACTTTCTCTGAGTCTTCAATCTCAGCGCAAACTTTCGATGGTAAATTATACGGACTTCCAAAGTCTGCTGAAACTCCAGTATTCATCTACAACAAAGCTCTTATGACTGAAGTTCCTGCTACAATGGAAGACCTTTATGAATTCGCAAAAGCTAACACTAAAGACGGCAAATATGGTTTCCTTGCACTTTGGGATAACTTCTACTTTGCACACGCTCCAATCGCTGGTAACGGCGGATATGTATTCGGGGAAAAAGACGGCGCTCTTAACCCTCAAGATCTTGGCTTGAACAACGAAGGTGCTGTAAAAGGTACTGAGTACATCCAGAAGTGGTACGCTGAAAAACTATTCCCTAACGGAATCATCGGTGAAAACGGCGGATCTGCTATGGACGGACTATTCAACGAAGGTAATGTTGCTTCTGTCATGAACGGACCATGGGCATTCGGCGGCATGAAAGATGCTGGAATCGACTATGGTGCAGCTCCATTCCCTAAATTCGCTGACGGAACTCCAATGAAGACTTTCATGGGTGTTAAAGGATGGCACGTTTCTTCATACTCTAAGAACCAGGAATGGGCTACAAAGTTCCTTGAGTTCATCACAAACGACGAAAACGCTAAGTACCGTTTCGAGCAAACTGCTGAAGTACCAACTAACGTGGCTTTAGTTGACGACCCAGCAATCGCTGAAAACGAAGGCGCTAAAGCTGTTGCACTTCAGACTCAAGACGCAGTTCCAATGCCAAATATCCCTGAAATGGGTGAAGTTTGGGCACCAATGGCTAGCGCATTGCAAACTGTTGTAACAGGCAAAGCAGAGCCAAAAGCAGCTCTTGATTCAGCTGTAAAACAAATTCAGCAAAACATTGAGCAAAACCACTCTAAATAA
- the asnB gene encoding asparagine synthase (glutamine-hydrolyzing), translating to MCGITGWIDFRKNLDHERETMAKMADTLSKRGPDDTNVWTSGHAALGHKRLVVVDPEGGKQPMTRTQGDNRYTICYNGELYNTEDLRKALLLKGYSFKGHSDTEVLLTSFMEWKENCLEHLNGIFAFAVWDQQQEQLFIGRDRLGVKPLFFLETASGLMFASEQKALLAHPEVEAEIDREGLCEVFGLGPSRSPGAGIFKNMKELRPGHGLTFSKNGLKVWRYWNVKSEQHMDTLDETAEKVRNLFTDAVTRQLVSDVPLCTFLSGGLDSSAITAIAAEHYKAEGKGSLHTYSIDYEGNDKYFKESEFQPNADAFWINKMTETYGTVHHNSIITQHDLADYLTEAVHVRDLPGMADIDSSLLWFCREIKQDFTVGLSGECADEIFGGYPWFHREEDLNRKGFPWMRSINERQNMLRDHWRKKLSLEDYMMAKYNDTISEVPLLDGESHSDAKRRQLFYLNIIWFMTTLLDRKDRMSMGASLEVRVPFADHRLVEYVWNIPWEMKMHGNREKGILRKALEGVLPDEVLYRKKSPYPKTHHPAYTQAVQGMLSDFMADSNSALHEFFDRATLQKMIESEGASFKVPWFGQLMTGPQLLAQLAQIHIWFRDYNINIAD from the coding sequence ATGTGTGGAATAACAGGCTGGATAGATTTTCGGAAAAACCTGGATCATGAACGGGAGACCATGGCAAAAATGGCGGATACTTTAAGTAAAAGAGGTCCCGACGATACAAATGTATGGACTTCGGGGCATGCTGCGCTGGGGCATAAAAGGCTGGTAGTTGTCGATCCCGAGGGAGGCAAACAGCCAATGACCAGAACACAGGGAGACAACCGTTATACCATTTGTTATAACGGAGAACTTTACAATACAGAGGACCTCAGAAAAGCACTGCTATTAAAAGGATATTCTTTTAAAGGTCATTCTGATACAGAGGTTTTGCTTACTTCTTTCATGGAATGGAAGGAAAACTGTCTGGAGCATTTAAACGGTATCTTTGCCTTTGCTGTCTGGGATCAACAGCAGGAACAACTGTTCATTGGCCGCGACAGGCTGGGCGTGAAGCCGCTATTTTTCCTCGAAACAGCATCAGGCCTTATGTTTGCTTCTGAGCAAAAGGCATTGCTGGCTCATCCAGAAGTGGAGGCTGAGATAGACAGAGAAGGACTTTGTGAGGTATTTGGGCTTGGGCCATCCCGTTCTCCAGGGGCAGGCATTTTTAAAAACATGAAGGAGCTTCGTCCAGGCCACGGTCTTACTTTTTCAAAAAATGGGCTTAAAGTATGGAGATATTGGAATGTGAAAAGCGAGCAACACATGGATACTCTTGATGAGACAGCTGAAAAAGTGCGAAATCTATTCACGGATGCCGTCACCAGGCAGCTGGTCTCAGACGTACCATTATGTACCTTCCTATCGGGCGGGCTGGATTCAAGCGCCATCACCGCGATTGCTGCCGAACATTACAAAGCAGAGGGCAAGGGTAGCCTTCACACCTACTCAATCGATTACGAAGGCAATGATAAGTATTTTAAGGAAAGTGAGTTCCAGCCTAATGCTGATGCCTTTTGGATCAATAAGATGACAGAAACATATGGCACCGTTCATCATAACAGCATCATTACACAGCATGATCTGGCAGACTATCTGACAGAAGCAGTTCATGTCCGGGACCTGCCGGGGATGGCCGACATTGATTCCTCGCTGCTTTGGTTCTGCCGCGAAATCAAACAGGACTTTACGGTAGGGCTTTCAGGTGAATGTGCAGACGAGATCTTCGGAGGCTATCCGTGGTTTCATAGGGAGGAAGATTTGAATCGTAAAGGTTTTCCGTGGATGCGGTCTATTAATGAGCGCCAGAACATGCTGAGGGACCATTGGCGGAAAAAACTGAGTCTTGAAGATTATATGATGGCAAAATACAATGATACGATTTCAGAGGTGCCTCTGCTTGATGGGGAGAGCCATAGCGATGCCAAGCGGAGACAACTATTCTATCTAAATATCATCTGGTTCATGACCACACTTTTAGACCGGAAGGACCGGATGAGCATGGGAGCAAGCCTTGAAGTAAGGGTGCCGTTTGCCGATCATCGTCTTGTTGAATATGTCTGGAACATCCCATGGGAAATGAAGATGCACGGCAACAGGGAAAAAGGAATCCTGCGCAAAGCATTGGAAGGCGTCCTGCCAGATGAAGTATTGTATCGTAAAAAGAGTCCGTACCCGAAGACGCATCACCCGGCCTATACCCAGGCAGTGCAAGGGATGCTGTCTGATTTCATGGCCGATTCAAACAGTGCGCTGCATGAATTCTTCGATAGGGCTACACTGCAAAAAATGATTGAGAGCGAGGGCGCATCCTTCAAAGTGCCATGGTTCGGCCAGCTCATGACAGGTCCGCAACTGCTGGCACAGCTAGCACAAATCCATATATGGTTCAGGGATTACAATATCAATATAGCAGACTAA
- a CDS encoding EAL domain-containing protein, with amino-acid sequence MATTKSCFYENEKQLNSFIEGNSFKDHRNLLVQIFYSQKEKQDLQHLERMLKNSLPASTVLSCEAGGCFTDEKKYIVTFTIIDKQELNPVLQDQYMINTLNNLVEVSQQDIQDLNESLKVSEQYYRSLFDNNGDFVYSTDLTGNFTSINQAFMKTFGYTEDDLIGRSALDFIKEEDVHRAKMHFKQALKGKDQTYTIEIPIKSGEAQIFQMKNIPITVNGACVGTYGIGRNITAQKKSEEKIIQLAYYDQDTGLPNRMRFTEQLEEMLHRAKHRKELLAVLVIDIDRFKIINDSLGHYAGDIVLKELAERILERLPAGAFLGRFSGDKFTLLLTENVSIDQTTRFARELQNIISMPLSYQSQEFIVTASIGISSFPGDGLDEQVLLKNADIAMNRSKNQGGNKITYFSTGMNDQAMVRLELESYLRKALQKNEFHLCYQPLMDLKSGEITCTEALIRWQHPHLGLVSPAQFIPLAEETGLIEEIGAWVLTTACVQTKAWQQNGFPNLGISVNVSAYQFQHHAFIGHVIEALEISQLGPGYLSLELTESAMLEDIVYSISVMKSLQELGVKVSIDDFGTGYSSLSYLRNLPIDTLKIDQSFINNLHDDPSDIAIVKAIITMGQGLSVKIVAEGVETHEQLNLLRELDCHYAQGFYIEKPLDIAAFEKGFRTMEKIEYTVK; translated from the coding sequence ATGGCTACGACAAAAAGCTGCTTTTACGAGAATGAAAAACAACTTAATAGCTTTATAGAGGGCAATTCATTCAAAGACCACCGCAATCTGCTCGTGCAGATCTTTTACAGTCAGAAAGAAAAACAAGACCTCCAGCACCTGGAGCGGATGCTGAAAAATTCGCTTCCCGCTTCAACTGTGCTGAGCTGTGAAGCAGGAGGCTGCTTTACGGATGAAAAAAAGTATATCGTCACATTTACTATAATTGATAAACAAGAACTTAATCCTGTTTTACAAGATCAATACATGATCAATACATTGAACAATTTAGTAGAAGTTTCACAACAGGACATCCAAGACCTCAATGAAAGCCTCAAAGTGTCTGAGCAATACTACCGTTCGTTGTTTGACAACAATGGTGATTTTGTCTATTCGACAGATTTAACAGGGAATTTCACAAGTATCAATCAGGCATTCATGAAAACCTTTGGCTATACAGAGGATGATCTTATTGGCAGGTCAGCGCTCGACTTCATCAAAGAGGAAGATGTGCATCGAGCTAAAATGCATTTCAAACAGGCGCTTAAAGGCAAGGATCAGACTTATACAATCGAAATCCCAATCAAGAGCGGTGAAGCGCAGATCTTTCAAATGAAAAATATACCCATTACCGTTAATGGAGCATGTGTGGGAACGTATGGTATCGGCCGGAACATCACAGCTCAGAAAAAATCAGAGGAAAAAATCATTCAGCTGGCCTATTATGACCAGGATACAGGTTTGCCGAATAGAATGAGGTTTACCGAACAGCTGGAAGAAATGCTTCATCGCGCCAAGCATAGGAAAGAGCTTCTTGCCGTACTTGTTATTGATATTGATCGCTTCAAAATCATCAATGACAGCTTAGGGCATTATGCAGGAGATATTGTTCTGAAGGAGCTGGCGGAGAGAATCCTGGAGCGCCTCCCAGCAGGAGCTTTTCTTGGCAGATTCAGTGGGGATAAGTTCACCCTGCTATTGACGGAGAATGTCAGCATCGATCAGACGACACGATTTGCGAGGGAATTGCAAAACATTATTTCCATGCCTCTGTCTTATCAAAGTCAGGAGTTCATCGTCACGGCGAGCATCGGAATCAGCTCATTCCCGGGAGATGGTCTTGATGAACAAGTCCTGTTGAAGAATGCTGATATTGCGATGAATCGTTCGAAAAATCAAGGCGGGAATAAGATTACTTACTTCTCAACTGGAATGAACGATCAGGCCATGGTCCGGCTTGAGCTTGAAAGCTATTTAAGGAAAGCGCTTCAAAAGAATGAATTTCACCTTTGCTACCAGCCGCTTATGGACTTGAAATCCGGGGAGATTACCTGTACAGAAGCCCTCATCCGCTGGCAGCATCCGCACCTTGGCCTGGTTTCGCCTGCACAGTTTATTCCTCTGGCAGAGGAAACAGGGTTGATTGAGGAAATTGGAGCATGGGTGCTGACAACTGCCTGTGTCCAGACAAAAGCCTGGCAGCAGAATGGATTCCCGAACCTTGGTATTTCAGTGAATGTCTCAGCATATCAGTTCCAGCATCATGCCTTTATTGGGCATGTGATTGAAGCTCTTGAGATTTCACAGCTTGGTCCAGGATACCTCTCCTTGGAACTGACAGAGAGTGCCATGCTGGAAGATATCGTCTATAGCATCTCGGTTATGAAATCACTGCAGGAACTAGGGGTAAAGGTTTCGATTGATGATTTCGGCACAGGATATTCCTCATTAAGTTATTTGCGTAATTTACCGATTGACACGCTGAAAATCGATCAATCATTTATCAATAATCTTCATGATGACCCATCTGATATCGCAATCGTTAAGGCAATCATTACCATGGGCCAGGGACTTTCTGTGAAAATTGTTGCCGAAGGTGTCGAGACGCATGAACAGTTGAACCTTTTGAGGGAATTGGATTGCCATTACGCACAGGGCTTTTACATTGAGAAGCCACTTGACATTGCGGCCTTTGAAAAAGGGTTCAGGACAATGGAAAAGATTGAATATACGGTAAAATAA
- a CDS encoding IS256 family transposase encodes MTQVQFNLNVDVLKEAIVNSNLDMVIKSAVVLVLNEFMEKERDDYLKAAPYERAVERRDYRNGYYERELLMSIGNIALKVPRTRNGEFSTTVFEKYARCDQAMVLSMLEMVVNGVSTRKVTNIVEQLCGKNVSKSFVSSLTQKLDPIVNEWAGRPLNTTYYPYVFADAMYIKVREHHRVVSKAVYIATAITENHTREILGLSVDHTESFESWSRFFQQLKSRGLQSPKLIISDAHQGLQKAIQREFIGTAWQRCNVHFKRNIIDKLPKKDSAEIRMMIKRVFEAVTIEDVRRFKDELMNRFSNESRFGKALAILDEGFEDTIQYMNFPEAIRIHIRSTNSLERLNQEVRRRERVIRIFPNSQSAYRLVGAVLMHYHVSDYSKRKSLKGRVY; translated from the coding sequence ATGACTCAAGTACAGTTTAACCTGAATGTTGATGTTTTAAAAGAAGCTATTGTAAATTCCAATCTTGATATGGTGATTAAATCTGCCGTTGTGTTGGTATTAAATGAGTTTATGGAAAAGGAAAGAGACGACTATTTAAAGGCTGCACCTTATGAACGTGCTGTCGAACGTCGTGACTACCGGAACGGTTACTATGAACGTGAGCTGTTGATGAGTATTGGAAATATAGCCCTAAAGGTTCCACGGACGCGTAATGGAGAATTTTCAACCACCGTTTTCGAAAAGTATGCCCGGTGTGATCAAGCTATGGTCCTCTCCATGTTGGAGATGGTTGTCAATGGTGTTTCGACCCGGAAAGTGACCAACATCGTGGAACAGCTTTGTGGAAAGAATGTTTCCAAGTCCTTTGTTTCATCCCTTACACAGAAGCTTGATCCCATTGTAAATGAATGGGCTGGGCGACCTTTGAATACTACCTACTACCCTTACGTTTTTGCAGATGCCATGTATATAAAGGTGCGAGAGCACCATCGTGTCGTATCTAAGGCTGTTTATATTGCAACAGCCATTACAGAGAATCATACACGTGAAATCCTTGGCCTTAGTGTTGACCATACGGAAAGTTTTGAAAGCTGGAGCCGTTTTTTTCAACAGCTTAAATCACGCGGACTCCAATCACCAAAACTTATAATTTCAGATGCCCACCAAGGACTACAGAAAGCCATCCAACGTGAATTTATTGGCACTGCTTGGCAAAGATGCAATGTCCATTTCAAACGGAATATTATTGATAAATTGCCTAAAAAGGATTCAGCCGAAATCCGCATGATGATTAAGCGAGTATTTGAAGCAGTTACGATTGAAGATGTACGCCGGTTCAAGGATGAATTGATGAACCGTTTTAGTAATGAGTCAAGGTTTGGAAAAGCGCTTGCTATATTAGATGAAGGTTTCGAAGATACCATACAATATATGAATTTCCCAGAAGCTATCAGGATCCATATCCGAAGCACCAACTCATTGGAACGGCTGAACCAGGAGGTTCGTAGAAGAGAAAGAGTGATTCGTATTTTCCCTAATTCCCAATCTGCGTATCGTTTGGTTGGCGCTGTTCTGATGCATTACCATGTGTCAGACTACTCAAAGAGGAAATCTTTAAAGGGTCGGGTATATTAG
- a CDS encoding DUF2777 domain-containing protein: MNRQQRSNLIDFQPRAFNVGTVEFINSQWVFFDEETDEAALVDEFIHQEVEVQRNNKWCKGFLLDNGCIQTGNEKINLQDQEMVRIRKQLIYSFERLLDELNDEAFVQFINTLNSLNFSIYDCIYCYNHLTFLDHEQGVSGVNFLILDNEEFICSVQHHFDYFETQNDRFELTLNNGRRTVIERIS, translated from the coding sequence ATGAACCGACAACAACGAAGCAATCTAATTGATTTCCAGCCCCGCGCATTCAACGTCGGGACAGTAGAATTTATTAATTCACAATGGGTTTTCTTTGATGAAGAAACAGATGAGGCCGCACTTGTCGATGAATTCATCCACCAAGAGGTTGAAGTGCAGAGGAACAATAAATGGTGCAAAGGTTTTTTGCTCGATAACGGCTGCATTCAGACCGGCAATGAGAAAATAAATTTACAGGACCAGGAAATGGTCAGAATCAGGAAACAGCTGATTTATTCATTCGAGCGTTTGCTTGATGAGTTAAATGATGAAGCTTTTGTCCAATTCATCAATACTTTGAATTCGCTCAATTTTTCAATCTATGACTGTATTTATTGTTATAATCACTTGACCTTCCTTGATCACGAACAAGGAGTTTCGGGAGTCAACTTCTTGATCCTCGATAATGAGGAATTCATCTGCAGCGTCCAGCATCACTTCGATTACTTTGAAACACAAAATGACAGGTTCGAATTAACTTTGAATAACGGGAGAAGGACCGTGATTGAGAGGATTTCATAA
- a CDS encoding MATE family efflux transporter encodes MKNKTAKLSLFAITWPLFIEILLYMLMGNADTLMLSQYSDNSVAAVGVSNQILSMVIVMFGFIATGTAILVAQNLGAKMDDDAREVSAVSIGANLVFGLVLSAAVFIFSEQLLRLMDLPPELFDEANSYLRIVGGFSFIQSLIMTVSSIIRSYGFTRDIMYVTIGMNVLNVIGNYFFIFGPFGFPVLGVEGVAISTTVSRVLGLLAAIYVMTKRVPGSLPLSMLFSFPKKHLKNLLNIGIPSAGEHLSYNGSQMVITYFIATLGTQALTAKVYTQNVMMFIFLFSIAISQGTQILIGHMVGAKEIENAYKRALKSLKLAIIISIVTASIVSFFSKNLLGIFTDNLSIIELGTTLILLTIILEPGRSFNLVLISSLRAAGDVKFPVYMGILSMWGVSVTLSYFLGIHLGMGLVGIWIAFIADEWLRGLLMLWRWRSRVWVKKSFVPDSQPVQAE; translated from the coding sequence ATGAAAAATAAAACTGCTAAATTATCGCTTTTTGCCATTACTTGGCCACTCTTTATTGAAATCCTGCTATATATGCTGATGGGAAATGCGGATACGCTGATGCTGTCCCAGTATTCGGATAACTCCGTGGCTGCAGTAGGTGTTTCCAACCAGATTCTTTCCATGGTAATCGTGATGTTCGGCTTCATTGCGACCGGAACTGCCATCCTTGTTGCCCAAAACCTTGGTGCGAAAATGGATGATGATGCACGTGAGGTTTCAGCTGTCTCAATTGGTGCGAATCTTGTATTCGGACTGGTCCTGAGCGCAGCCGTTTTCATTTTCAGCGAGCAACTGCTCAGATTGATGGACTTGCCCCCTGAACTTTTTGATGAAGCCAATTCCTATTTACGGATTGTCGGTGGCTTTTCATTCATCCAGTCGCTGATCATGACAGTCAGTAGCATCATTCGCAGCTATGGATTCACACGTGATATCATGTATGTCACAATCGGCATGAACGTGCTGAATGTCATCGGCAACTATTTCTTCATCTTCGGGCCTTTCGGCTTCCCAGTCCTTGGTGTAGAAGGCGTGGCGATCTCCACCACCGTCAGCCGGGTCCTCGGATTGCTGGCAGCCATTTATGTGATGACGAAAAGAGTTCCCGGCTCACTGCCACTTTCAATGCTGTTCAGTTTTCCAAAGAAACATTTGAAAAACCTCCTTAATATCGGGATTCCTTCTGCCGGGGAGCATTTGAGCTACAATGGATCACAAATGGTCATCACTTATTTTATCGCCACACTTGGAACACAAGCTTTAACGGCAAAAGTTTATACCCAGAATGTCATGATGTTCATCTTCCTTTTCAGCATCGCCATCAGCCAGGGAACACAAATTTTGATTGGGCATATGGTTGGTGCAAAGGAAATCGAGAATGCTTATAAACGTGCATTAAAAAGCCTGAAGCTGGCGATTATCATATCCATCGTTACAGCTTCGATTGTCTCCTTCTTTTCAAAAAACCTGTTGGGAATCTTCACTGATAATCTGAGTATCATCGAACTCGGCACCACCTTGATCTTGCTTACAATCATCCTTGAACCAGGCAGATCCTTTAACTTGGTACTGATCAGTTCGCTCAGGGCAGCGGGTGACGTGAAATTCCCTGTATATATGGGAATCCTTTCGATGTGGGGAGTCAGTGTCACCTTGTCTTATTTCCTTGGAATACATCTTGGTATGGGGCTGGTTGGAATATGGATCGCCTTCATCGCCGACGAATGGCTCCGCGGACTTTTGATGCTCTGGCGCTGGAGATCACGAGTATGGGTGAAAAAATCATTCGTACCGGATTCCCAGCCCGTGCAGGCCGAATAG
- a CDS encoding alpha-glycosidase — MLKEAIYHRPKDNYAYACTNEELHIRIRTKKDDMKEVTLLNGDPYDWQDGKWMTNTVPMIKSGSDQLFDYWFVAIKPPFRRMRYGFILNDGNETACLTEKGFYDEPPLDDTGYYFTFPYLNNIDVFRAPSWVKDTVWYQIFPERFGNGDPSNDPEGALPWGSAPPERDNFFGGDLQGVINNIDYLSKLGITGIYFTPIFKAYSNHKYDTIDYMEIDPQFGDKETLKKLVQVCHEHGIKVMLDAVFNHSGFYFPQFQDVLEKGEESPYKDWFHTNEFPLVMEPRPNYNTFAFEKSMPKLNTENPEVIEYLLEVGRYWVREFDIDGWRLDVANEVDHSFWRKFRTEVKAIKPDIYILGEIWHDSMPWLRGDQFDAVMNYPFTTNILNLFARGTISVKEFIENMTTVNHMYPKNVNEVAFNLIGSHDTPRILTECGHDEDKLKQIFTVLLSYIGTPCIYYGDEIGMSGPQDPGCRECMKWNEEDQNKDMFEHVQKMLQLRKEYPLLANEGELHFIPSDYHESCFAYTKSNGETTILVVVNMSDEEASYHLPFNLKGKKITNIYTGEEYAAESDDLTAKIAANGFALFQF; from the coding sequence CTGTTAAAAGAAGCGATTTACCACCGTCCTAAAGATAATTATGCATACGCTTGCACTAATGAAGAATTACATATTCGCATTCGGACAAAAAAAGATGATATGAAAGAAGTTACCCTTCTGAATGGTGATCCATATGACTGGCAGGATGGAAAATGGATGACGAATACCGTCCCGATGATTAAAAGCGGGTCCGACCAGTTGTTTGATTATTGGTTTGTCGCAATCAAACCTCCTTTCCGCAGGATGCGATACGGATTCATATTAAATGACGGAAACGAAACAGCTTGTCTAACAGAAAAAGGGTTTTATGATGAACCACCTTTGGATGATACCGGCTATTATTTTACCTTCCCTTACCTTAATAATATCGATGTGTTCCGTGCGCCATCCTGGGTCAAAGATACAGTCTGGTATCAGATTTTCCCAGAGCGATTTGGCAACGGGGATCCATCAAATGATCCGGAAGGTGCTTTGCCATGGGGCAGTGCTCCTCCTGAAAGGGATAATTTCTTTGGCGGTGACCTACAGGGTGTAATCAATAATATCGACTATTTGTCGAAGCTTGGTATTACCGGTATTTATTTTACGCCTATTTTCAAAGCCTATTCGAACCATAAATACGATACGATCGACTACATGGAAATCGATCCGCAATTCGGTGACAAAGAAACGTTAAAGAAATTGGTCCAGGTTTGCCACGAACACGGGATCAAGGTCATGCTGGATGCTGTTTTCAACCACAGTGGTTTCTACTTCCCTCAGTTCCAGGATGTACTTGAAAAAGGTGAAGAATCACCTTATAAAGACTGGTTCCACACTAACGAATTCCCGTTAGTAATGGAGCCAAGGCCAAATTATAATACCTTCGCTTTTGAAAAATCGATGCCGAAGCTGAATACTGAAAATCCTGAAGTCATTGAATATCTGCTTGAAGTTGGACGCTATTGGGTGCGTGAGTTCGATATCGATGGCTGGAGACTCGATGTTGCCAATGAAGTTGACCACTCTTTCTGGCGAAAATTCCGCACCGAAGTGAAAGCAATTAAACCTGATATCTATATCCTCGGTGAAATTTGGCATGATTCCATGCCATGGCTCCGTGGTGACCAGTTCGACGCTGTCATGAACTATCCCTTCACGACCAATATCCTGAACTTGTTTGCACGCGGGACCATTTCGGTGAAAGAATTTATCGAAAACATGACGACCGTCAATCATATGTATCCGAAGAACGTCAATGAAGTCGCCTTCAACTTGATTGGCAGCCATGATACTCCAAGAATTTTGACCGAGTGCGGCCATGACGAGGATAAACTGAAACAAATCTTTACTGTATTGCTTTCTTATATCGGCACTCCATGTATCTATTACGGAGATGAAATCGGCATGAGCGGCCCGCAGGACCCAGGCTGCCGTGAGTGCATGAAGTGGAATGAAGAAGACCAGAACAAGGATATGTTCGAGCATGTCCAAAAGATGCTCCAGCTTCGCAAAGAGTATCCGCTGCTGGCAAATGAAGGTGAACTTCACTTCATTCCTTCCGATTATCATGAAAGCTGCTTTGCCTACACGAAATCAAACGGCGAAACAACCATTTTGGTCGTCGTGAATATGAGTGATGAAGAAGCAAGCTATCATCTGCCATTTAATTTGAAAGGCAAAAAAATAACCAATATCTACACTGGTGAAGAATATGCGGCTGAAAGCGATGACCTTACAGCCAAGATTGCCGCAAATGGATTCGCATTGTTCCAATTTTAA